From a single Solenopsis invicta isolate M01_SB chromosome 4, UNIL_Sinv_3.0, whole genome shotgun sequence genomic region:
- the LOC105200410 gene encoding sodium/potassium-transporting ATPase subunit alpha isoform X6: protein MASKGKLDIEHGRSDSYRVATLPNIRDDNKTADGMYKSRRKNPKAKRGDNLDDLKQELDIDFHKISPEELYQRFQTHPENGLSHAKAKENLERDGPNALTPPKQTPEWVKFCKNLFGGFALLLWIGAILCFIAYSIQATTSEDPNDDNLYLGIVLAAVVIVTGIFSYYQESKSSKIMESFKNMVPQFATVIREGEKLTLRAEDLVLGDVVEVKFGDRIPADIRIIEARGFKVDNSSLTGESEPQSRSPEFTNENPLETKNLAFFSTNAVEGTAKGVVICCGDQTVMGRIAGLASGLDTGETPIAKEIHHFIHLITGVAVFLGVTFFVIAFILGYHWLDAVIFLIGIIVANVPEGLLATVTVCLTLTAKRMASKNCLVKNLEAVETLGSTSTICSDKTGTLTQNRMTVAHMWFDNQIIDADTTEDQSGLQYDRTSPGFKALAKIATLCNRAEFKPGQDGEPILKREVNGDASEAALLKCMELALGDVMGIRKRNKKVCEIPFNSTNKYQVSIHESDDPNDPRHLLVMKGAPERILDRCSTIFIGGKEKVLDEEMKEAFNNAYLELGGLGERVLGFCDYILPSDKFPVGFKFNADDLNFPVDGLRFVGLMSMIDPPRAAVPDAVAKCRSAGIKVIMVTGDHPITAKAIAKSVGIISEGNETVEDIAQRLNIPVSEVNPREAKAAVIHGTELRELNSDQLDEILRYHTEIVFARTSPQQKLIIVEGCQRMGAIVAVTGDGVNDSPALKKADIGVAMGIAGSDVSKQAADMILLDDNFASIVTGVEEGRLIFDNLKKSIAYTLTSNIPEISPFLAFILCDIPLPLGTVTILCIDLGTDMVPAISLAYEEAESDIMKRQPRNPFTDKLVNESPLTFYSVMRCLLPLPSTHSATGNFLMGAETTDILLQKYLLNGGIDMNMC, encoded by the exons CATGGCCGCTCAGATTCGTACAGGGTCGCCACATTACCCAACATTCGCGACGACAACAAAACCGCAGATGGGATGTACAAG TCGCGGCGGAAGAACCCAAAGGCGAAGAGGGGGGACAACCTAGATGATCTGAAGCAGGAGTTGGACATTGACTTCCACAAAATCTCACCCGAGGAACTGTATCAAAGATTTCAGACGCACCCCGAAAAC ggCCTCAGCCACGCGAAAGCGAAGGAAAACTTGGAAAGGGACGGGCCGAACGCCCTCACGCCACCGAAGCAGACTCCGGAATGGGTAAAATTCTGCAAGAACCTGTTCGGCGGTTTCGCCCTTCTGCTGTGGATCGGGGCGATCCTCTGCTTCATCGCGTACTCGATTCAGGCCACGACCAGCGAGGACCCGAACGACGACAATCTCTACCTGGGCATCGTCCTCGCGGCGGTGGTGATAGTGACGGGTATATTCTCGTACTACCAGGAGAGCAAATCGAGCAAGATTATGGAGTCGTTCAAGAACATGGTGCCGCAATTCGCCACCGTGATCCGGGAGGGTGAGAAGCTCACCCTACGGGCGGAGGATCTCGTGCTAGGCGACGTCGTCGAGGTGAAATTCGGCGACCGGATACCGGCCGACATCAGAATCATCGAGGCCCGTGGATTCAAAGTGGACAACAGCTCGTTGACGGGCGAGTCCGAGCCACAATCGAGGTCGCCCGAGTTCACGAATGAGAACCCGCTCGAGACGAAGAATCTCGCCTTCTTCTCAACGAACGCGGTGGAAGGCACAGCCAAAGGTGTAGTGATCTGTTGCGGCGATCAAACGGTGATGGGAAGGATCGCGGGTCTCGCGTCCGGTCTGGACACCGGTGAGACGCCGATCGCCAAGGAAATTCATCACTTTATACACCTTATTACCGGTGTCGCTGTCTTCCTCGGCGTCACGTTCTTCGTCATAGCCTTCATCCTGGGTTATCACTGGCTTGACGCCGTTATCTTCCTAATCGGTATTATCGTGGCGAACGTACCGGAGGGTCTTCTCGCTACCGTGACAGTGTGCCTCACCCTGACCGCCAAGCGAATGGCCTCCAAGAACTGCCTGGTGAAGAATCTCGAGGCTGTGGAGACTCTAGGCTCGACCTCGACCATCTGCTCGGACAAGACTGGCACTCTCACGCAAAATCGTATGACAGTGGCGCACATGTGGTTCGACAATCAGATCATCGACGCCGATACCACGGAGGATCAGTCCGGCTTGCAATACGACCGCACCAGTCCGGGATTCAAGGCACTGGCCAAGATCGCGACTCTGTGCAATCGTGCCGAGTTTAAGCCGGGCCAGGACGGTGAACCGATTCTGAAGAGAGAGGTGAACGGCGACGCCTCCGAGGCCGCCTTACTCAAGTGCATGGAATTGGCATTGGGCGATGTCATGGGCATTAGGAAGCGCAACAAGAAAGTCTGCGAGATTCCCTTCAATTCTACTAATAAATATCAGGTATCCATACACGAATCGGACGATCCCAACGATCCTCGACATCTCTTGGTGATGAAGGGTGCTCCCGAGAGGATTCTAGATAGGTGCTCGACTATATTTATCGGCGGCAAAGAAAAG GTTCTCGACGAAGAGATGAAGGAGGCATTCAATAACGCGTATTTGGAATTGGGCGGACTCGGCGAACGAGTGCTCGGCTTCTGTGATTACATCCTGCCGTCCGACAAGTTCCCGGTTGGCTTCAAATTCAATGCCGACGACCTCAACTTCCCAGTCGACGGGCTCCGCTTCGTAGGCCTGATGTCTATGATCGACCCGCCCCGGGCCGCGGTGCCCGACGCGGTCGCCAAGTGCCGTTCCGCCGGCATCAAGGTCATCATGGTTACCGGTGACCATCCGATCACTGCCAAAGCCATTGCCAAATCCGTCGGCATCATCTCTGAAG GTAACGAAACCGTTGAGGACATTGCGCAACGGTTAAATATCCCAGTATCTGAAGTGAATCCTCGTGAGGCTAAAGCCGCGGTTATTCACGGAACCGAACTCAGGGAACTCAACTCCGACCAATTGGACGAGATTCTCAGGTACCACACCGAAATTGTGTTCGCCCGTACCTCGCCTCAGCAGAAGCTCATCATCGTTGAAGGCTGCCAGCGAATGGGCGCGATTGTCGCTGTAACTG gcGACGGTGTGAACGACTCGCCTGCTCTGAAAAAAGCTGACATTGGTGTTGCTATGGGCATCGCTGGTTCAGACGTCTCCAAACAAGCAGCTGACATGATTTTACTCGATGACAACTTTGCTTCGATCGTAACAGGCGTGGAGGAGGGTCGTTTGATCTTTGACAACTTAAAGAAGTCCATCGCCTACACCCTGACCTCGAACATACCCGAAATCTCGCCTTTCTTGGCGTTCATCCTCTGCGATATTCCTTTGCCGTTGGGTACCGTCACCATCCTTTGCATCGATTTAGGAACCGACATG GTACCCGCCATCTCGCTAGCCTACGAGGAGGCAGAGAGCGATATTATGAAGCGACAACCACGAAACCCCTTCACTGACAAGCTAGTTAATGAAAG